In one Chelmon rostratus isolate fCheRos1 chromosome 7, fCheRos1.pri, whole genome shotgun sequence genomic region, the following are encoded:
- the LOC121609364 gene encoding acetylcholinesterase-like, producing the protein METVPLYTYFALLFLLPNFLNASPAAQDELVIDTKHGKVQGKLVSVLGGDVRAFLGIPYGKPPLVKLRFKAPEPVEGWKGVKDATKFPNSCHQVVDTTFKDFKGAEMWNPNTPQSEDCLYLNVWSPRVNKTQPQGSALAPVLVWIYGGGFITGTSSLDIYDGRFLSKSEGVVVVSMNYRLGPLGFLSLPDNKNIRGNAGLLDQRLALRWIANNIAAFGGDPSKVTLFGESAGSASVGFHLLSSGSHDFFQRAVMQSGSPNAPWATLSQTEAWNRSTKLATLVGCATSDPAYLETCLQQTDPKKITSKQYDVLTQPSILASTFGPTVDGDFLPDEVEALLSTGNLPKKEVLLGLNKDEGTYFLLYGVPGFSITGQSLINRKEFLSGVDLTMTAASDVTKEAVIFQYTDWTDQNSRMVNRDSLGSLVGDRLFVCPVLEFTHRYSQRGGKTFLYLFDHRSSINPWPEWMGVMHGYEIEFVFGMPLDASLGYTKNEVNMTKKFMKHWANFARTGNPGNDGAKWPVFTPEQQEYVTLNYNHPEQKGMMKAKECHLWNKLTPKIQKVSDDLQLCEKGNGMTLRCNYMVLLILLAIILNY; encoded by the exons ATGGAGACAGTCCCTCTGTACACATACTTcgctcttctttttctgctgcctAATTTCCTGAACGCATCACCTGCCGCTCAAGATGAACTTGTGATCGATACAAAGCACGGGAAAGTTCAAGGGAAGCTGGTTTCGGTGTTGGGTGGTGATGTGAGAGCGTTTCTTGGAATTCCTTATGGAAAACCACCTCTGGTGAAACTCAGATTCAAAGCTCCAGAGCCAGTAGAGGGATGGAAAGGGGTGAAAGATGCTACCAAATTCCCAAATTCCTGCCACCAAGTAGTGGACACAACCTTTAAAG ATTTCAAAGGTGCAGAGATGTGGAACCCAAACACTCCTCAGAGTGAAGACTGCCTGTACCTAAACGTCTGGTCCCCTCGTGTCAACAAAACCCAGCCTCAGGGCTCAGCGCTTGCTCCTGTCCTTGTCTGGATCTATGGAGGAGGGTTCATTACAGGAACGTCCTCTCTGGACATTTATGACGGTCGCTTCTTGAGTAAATCTGAGGGTGTTGTTGTGGTATCAATGAACTACAG ACTCGGACCCTTaggcttcctctctcttcctgacAACAAGAACATCCGGGGCAACGCGGGCCTGCTGGACCAGCGCTTGGCCCTCCGATGGATAGCCAATAATATCGCTGCCTTTGGAGGTGATCCTTCAAag GTGACTCTGTTTGGAGAGAGCGCTGGATCGGCATCTGTGGGCTTCCACCTGCTGTCCTCGGGCAGCCATGATTTTTTTCAAAGGGCTGTGATGCAGAGTGGCTCTCCTAATGCCCCCTGGGCCACACTGAGCCAGACTGAGGCCTGGAACAG GTCCACAAAGCTGGCGACGCTCGTGGGGTGTGCCACGTCTGATCCGGCTTATCTGGAGACGTGTCTGCAGCAGACTGATCCCAAGAAAATCACATCAAAGCAATATGATGTTCTCACGCAGCCGTCGATCTTAGCCTCTACCTTTGGCCCGACTGTTGATGGGGATTTCCTGCCAGATGAAGTTgaa GCGCTGTTAAGTACTGGTAACCTCCCTAAGAAAGAAGTGCTGTTAGGCTTAAACAAGGACGAGGGGACCTATTTCCTACTTTATGGAGTGCCTGGATTTAGCATCACTGGTCAGAGTCTTATCAACCGCAAAGAGTTCCTGAGTGGAGTGGACCTTACAATGACTGCTGCAAGTGATGTGACGAAAGAAGCCGTCATTTTCCAGTACACCGATTGGACAGATCAGAACAGCAGGATGGTGAATCGTGACTCCCTCGGCTCTCTGGTTGGAGACCGGCTGTTCGTTTGTCCGGTGCTAGAGTTCACGCACAG gtACTCACAACGCGGCGGTAAGactttcctttatttatttgaccACCGGTCCTCCATCAATCCTTGGCCAGAATGGATGGGCGTCATGCACGGCTATGAGATAGAATTCGTCTTCGGAATGCCTCTGGATGCGTCCCTGGGATACACGAAGAATGAAGTGAACATGACCAAGAAGTTCATGAAACACTGGGCCAACTTTGCCCGGACAGG GAATCCCGGCAATGATGGAGCTAAATGGCCCGTTTTCACCCCTGAGCAGCAGGAGTATGTCACCCTGAACTACAACCATCCAGAACAAAAGGGGATGATGAAAGCTAAAGAGTGTCACCTCTGGAACAAGTTAACGCCCAAAATACAGAAAGTCTCag ATGATCTGCAGCTTTGTGAGAAGGGAAATGGGATGACACTCCGCTGTAATTACATGGTCCTCCTCATTTTATTGGCTATAATTTTAAACTACTGA